One window from the genome of Populus alba chromosome 15, ASM523922v2, whole genome shotgun sequence encodes:
- the LOC118045219 gene encoding uncharacterized protein, whose product MKREGQMGTYITVAKDVYLAALEEDWDRMIRACSGSSDMYVMSPVTVSEDTPLHLAVYSKKVWPLQDLLHIAHQNPMLGNPYTKKNAYGNTVLHEAVFAGNMEAVEHLLQPKNDPSMQLQTKNALGETPFYRAAACGKKKIVDYLAQKMGQIPGLKLSEDHSEREDSKPILHAAIQGQHFDTALTLLELDPSLYEMKDNQGMTCLHVLAGMPSAFKSGHALRPITITNLFYRCLSAAKGDGDQSRSKKGWPVVERIQKDKHKHESALKLAQELIKKNQRNVE is encoded by the exons atgaaaagagaaggCCAAATGGGGACATATATAACTGTAGCGAAGGATGTATACCTAGCAGCCTTGGAAGAAGACTGGGATAGGATGATACGTGCTTGCAGTGGCAGCAGTGATATGTACGTGATGTCTCCAGTAACGGTTTCGGAAGATACTCCGTTGCACCTGGCAGTGTATAGCAAAAAAGTTTGGCCGCTTCAAGATCTACTTCATATTGCCCATCAAAATCCAATGCTCGGGAATCCTTATACAAAAAAGAACGCGTATGGAAATACAGTTCTTCATGAAGCAGTTTTTGCTGGAAATATGGAAGCAGTAGAGCACTTACTCCAGCCTAAAAATGATCCTTCAATGCAACTTCAGACTAAAAACGCGCTTGGGGAGACTCCATTTTATAGAGCTGCTGCATgtggtaagaaaaaaatagtggaCTATTTAGCTCAGAAAATGGGCCAAATCCCAGGGCTAAAGCTATCAGAGGATCACAGCGAGAGAGAAGATTCGAAGCCGATTCTTCATGCTGCCATCCAAGGACAACACTTTG ACACTGCTCTGACGTTGCTGGAACTGGATCCATCACTTTATGAAATGAAGGACAATCAGGGAATGACCTGTCTTCATGTCCTTGCTGGGATGCCTAGTGCTTTCAAGAGTGGACATGCACTGCGCCCAATTACCATTACGAACTTGTTCTACCGTT GCCTTTCCGCCGCAAAGGGTGATGGCGACCAGAGCCGGAGTAAAAAAG GATGGCCAGTGGTGGAAAGAATCCAGAAAGACAAGCACAAGCATGAATCTGCATTGAAACTTGCCCAGGAGCTTATAAAAAAGAACCAGCgtaatgttgaataa
- the LOC118045215 gene encoding uncharacterized protein yields METPDHHHQWFLPPTRKWWQSIKVKPTKVNIETPGQGGSGGQSERQGGRGIPGEGGEGQEGAREGVDTGRGGGGEVETKRPHSPPNPLFIATSNGIVEIAEEILDKFPQGIELVNDEGQNILHVAVMNRRREIFRLVKKKNILVTRLSSSVDNNGFTLLHQVAHVKHYSGGAKPGPALQLQEEIKWFKRVQKVVPPSLSEQRVQWVLPNDKNYKLMTAFELFQEEHKGQLKLAQDWIEKTSQSCSAVAVLLATVVFAAAYTIPGGSNDRGFPIFLHNRFFLAFTVLDVTALASSLTSVVMFLSILTTPFECEKFHHNIPRKLICGFTLLFFSVMTTMLAFSCTLLLVIRLKKQWTTGLMSIAAFLPVSVFAVMQFPLYVAFMTTMKDFYKEVVKSLPWCHLPFRYCFRQGKARRR; encoded by the exons ATGGAGACACCAGACCA ccaccaccagtggttccTCCCACCAACACGTAAATGGTGGCAATCTATCAAAGTGAAGCCTACCAAAGTTAATATCGAGACCCCTGGTCAAGGAGGAAGTGGAGGACAAAGTGAGAGACAAGGAGGGAGAGGAATCCCAGGAGAAGGAGGCGAAGGACAAGAGGGGGCACGAGAAGGAGTGGACACAGGAAGAGGGGGAGGAGGAGAGGTAGAAACAAAGAGGCCTCATTCACCTCCAAACCCGTTGTTTATAGCAACTAGTAATGGAATAGTGGAGATTGCTGAAGAGATACTTGATAAATTTCCTCAGGGTATTGAGCTTGTTAATGATGAGGGGCAGAACATATTGCATGTGGCCGTGATGAATCGACGGCGGGAGATTTTCCGTCttgtaaagaaaaagaacataCTAGTGACCAGGCTGAGTTCGAGCGTAGATAATAATGGCTTCACATTGTTGCACCAAGTTGCACACGTGAAGCACTACAGCGGAGGAGCCAAGCCCGGCCCTGCTCTCCAGCtacaagaagaaataaaatggtTTAAG CGAGTGCAGAAGGTGGTTCCACCTTCTCTGTCCGAGCAGCGGGTACAGTGGGTGCTCCCGAATGACAAGAATTACAAACTCATGACTGCATTCGAGCTCTTCCAAGAGGAGCATAAAGGTCAACTCAAGTTGGCGCAAGATTGGATCGAGAAAACCTCTCAGTCATGCTCAGCAGTAGCCGTTCTTTTGGCCACCGTTGTCTTTGCTGCCGCTTACACTATACCTGGAGGTTCTAACGATCGTGGCTTTCCCATTTTCCTTCACAACCGTTTCTTCTTAGCTTTCACTGTCTTGGATGTTACCGCCTTAGCGAGCTCCTTGACCTCAGTTGTGATGTTCCTTTCCATCCTCACCACTCCTTTTGAATGCGAGAAATTCCATCACAATATTCCTCGGAAACTGATATGTGGCTTTACTTTACTCTTCTTCTCAGTGATGACAACCATGCTTGCTTTTTCTTGCACTCTTCTTTTAGTCATTCGCTTGAAGAAGCAATGGACCACAGGTCTGATGTCCATTGCTGCTTTCCTTCCCGTGTCAGTATTTGCAGTAATGCAGTTCCCTTTATATGTCGCCTTTATGACTACTATGAAGGACTTCTATAAGGAAGTCGTGAAGTCTCTACCTTGGTGTCACCTCCCTTTCCGCTACTGTTTCAGGCAAGGGAAGGCCAGAAGAAGATGA